From the Pleurodeles waltl isolate 20211129_DDA chromosome 6, aPleWal1.hap1.20221129, whole genome shotgun sequence genome, the window tggtttgcgaccgctttcgcggtcacaaagcaactctacatcgcgatgcggtcgcaaataggaagggaacacccctccacagttgtaataaccccctttatctttttgatttcgcagagagaccttaactctgacatcctaagatgcaggtaaggggtgaggttgagttccatcacagtctcttctgcagcagacattttgggccagatgtaggtacaaaacaatttgcgacttgcaaattgtaagtcattccgactcgcaaattgcaactcgcaaactggtatgcagaaaggtgtctcagacaccttctgcgactcgctatggggtcgcaaagacccacctcatgaatattcatgaggtgggtcgcagtttgcgaccccttagcgtgtctaggcactcacagggttggtggcctgctggagacagcagaccaccatgtccgtgactgcttttttaataaagctgtttttttttctctttgcagcccgttttccttaaaggaaaatgagttgcaaaaagaaaaaaatcctaaaccatttggtttcggttttttcagagtcggcagtggtccatgggaccactgcctgctctgaaaaaatatttttgtgggcattcacaaaggggaaggggtcccatggggaccccttcacttttgcgaatgagttaccatgcacttcaagtggatggtaactgcgagttggtttgcgaccgctttcgcggtcacaaagcaactctacatcgcgatgcggtcgcaaataggaagggaacaccccttcctatttgcgagtcggaatcacattttgcgagtcggtaccgactcgcaaaatgtgattctacattgcgtaaggccttttgcgcctcgcaaactgcgtttttcgccttttgcgaggcgcaaaaggtttcctacatctggccctttgtttctaaaagttggaatactttttaagaatctaaaactatctctagaacttaattcaaacttttacaaaacttttaaactctaaaagaaatgctaacagggactaacacaaggccctagcaggacttttaaaaaattagaaaaatagctcaaatttaaaaaatcagtttctaatgacaatttttggaatttagtcgtgtgatcaggtattggctgagtagtccagcaaatgcaaagtcttgtaccccaccgctgatccaccaatgtaggaagttggctctgtatgtactatttcaaagtaataaatagcatgcacagagtccaagggttccccttagaggtaagatagtggcaaaaagagataattctaatgctctattttgtggtagtgtggtcgagcagtaggcgtatcagagggtagtgttaagcatttgttgtacacccacaggcaataaatgaggaacacacactcaaacacaattccagtccaataggtttttatatagtaaaataacttttcttagtttattttaagaaccacaggttcaagatttacaatcaatactacaaatgaaaggtacttcactcaggtatcataggaactttgaatcagcaaaatagcatgtacagttttggcaaaaatggcaataagctattttaaaactagacagtgcaaatttcaacagttcctgggggaggtaagtattggttagttttgcaggtaagtaaaccatctacagggttcaaagttgggtccaaggtagcccaccgtggggggttttGGGCAACCCcatagttaccacaccagcagctcagggccggtcaggtgcagaggtcaaagtggtgcccaaaacgcacaggcttcaatggagaagggggtgccccggttccagtctgccagcaggtaagtacccgcgacttcggagggcagaccaggggggttttgtagggcaccggggagcacacaagtcagcacaaaaagtacaccctcagcagcacgggggcggccgggggcagagtgcaaacaggcatcgggtttgcaataggtttcaatgggagacccaggggtcacttcagcaaagcaggcaggcaaggggggggctcctcggagtagccaccacctgggcaagggagaaggccagCTGGGGGTtgttcctgcactggaggtcggatccttcaggtcctgggggctgcgggtgcagtgtctttaccaggcatcgggttcttagaagcaggcagtcacagtcagggggagcctctggattccgctGGGGGGGCTCAAGGgagccaactctggctactcacagggtcgcagtcgccagggagtcctccctgtagtgttggttctctgcaggtcgagccgggggcgtcgggtgcagaagggAAAGTCTCAatcttccagcgggaaacgtgcagtcctttaaaagttgtttctttgttgcaaagttgtttcttctttggagcagagccgctgtcctcgggagttcttggtccttttagatgcagggtagtcctctgaggcttcagaggtcgctgtaccctggtggacgcgtcgctgttgcagtttttttttaagtggggagacaggctgatagtgctggggccaaagcagttggtgtgtccgtcttctctgcagggctttcaggtcagcagtccttcttcgtcttcaggttgcaggaatctgttttcctaggttctgggggcccctaaatactcaatttaggggtgtgtttaggtctggggggttagtagccaatggctactagccctgagggtgtctacaccctctttgtgcctcctccctgaggggaggggggcacatccctaatcctattgggggatcctccacctacaagatggaggatttctaaaagtcagagtcacctcagctcaggacaccttaggggttgtcctgcctggccagtgactcctccttgtttttctcattatctcctctggccttgccgccaagagtggggccgtggccggagggggcgggcatctccactagttgggatgccctgtggcgctgtaacaatgggggtgagcctttgagctcctgcagggggaggtgagaagcacctccacccagtataggctttgttactagccacagagtgacaaaggcactctccccatgtggccagcaacatgtctggtgtgtggcaggctggcaaaactagtcagcccacactggaagtcgggtatgttttcaggaggcctctctaagatgccctctggggtgtatttcacaataaaatgtacactggcatcagtgtgcatttattgtgctgagaagtttgataccaaacttcccagttttcagtgtagccattatagtgctgtggagttcgtgtttgacagactcccagaccatatactcttatgactaccctgcacttacaatgtctaaggttatgcttagacactgtaggtgcatagtgctcatgcacctatgccctcacctatggtatagtgcaccctgccttaggggtgtaaggcctgctagaggggtgacttatctatgccaggttggcatggaaccctgaggggagtgccatgtcgacttagtcattttctcccactagcacacacaagctggaaagcagtgtgtctgtgctgagtgaggggtccccagggtggcataagacatgctgcagcccttagagaccttccctggcatcagggcccttggtaccaggggtaccagttacaagggacttacctggatgccagggtgttccaattgtggagacaaaggtacagttttagggaaagaacactggtgctggagcctggttagcaggcctcagcacactttcaaatcataacttggcatcagcaaaggcaaaaagtcagggggtagccatgccaaggaggcatttccttacacagaagtatagaggggctgctcaaatgttgctcagtaaaatggctgctactaaagatttgacctcatggaacgaccggggtgaattcgtttacaagggtCAGCCGGTTGCTGGATCCCACATGTATGATCTGGCCAGGGGTCTCACGCACGGTAAAACCCTATCGGCACAAGACATTCCTAGAGGTTGAGAGCAGTTCCTAAGTGCCAcagcggaactcaacattccctcaacgATAATCGGTAACGCAGACAACCGgcgtaagcttgaaagtttaaaagatccgACCCCTGGCGTTTTTACACAGAGCCCCGCCGaatcgacatcgcctttctttccacaactaacaccatctAGGAGCAGCGTTGCTCTATCTCTGGgccctaaaaagagactgttcaaaatgaacacatggctacCACTCTAAGGTTATCATAATATGTGATCAgctgtacagttttgttaaaagttTCGCGTGTCGAAAGATTATACTTCATTTATTTGTTTACACTTAAAAAAAAGGTTTGAAAATGTGCACCGTgtgaataaaaatgcatagtctgaattcatgtttaagatgttttttttttattttagacattCATCACCACAACAGTTGGGTTACAacgccttacacttttgacaaacaccatattctgttttaacaatgttCGACATAGACCTGgatttttcattcacatatttcataacaataccatcgttgtttactagatccgctgaatacagattaaaaaaattctaaacgtcatatcttcagacattttactaacggAATATATACAATTCTCCCCACATGTGAtagctagagaatcctgtacacgcagTTTGTTATACACaaccgtgggtgatgcttttttacatatttaaatatcggttttgtataaatgttatgctcgGGGAACTCGGCTAAACTGTccaacactataaccttgtctacatcaaGAAACATTGCAGCCCAGTGTGTACCGCCCTTGTAATGAGGGTCAGTGTTAAAGACgggggtgcagggtctttctgggcctatcttttcaggtaacccatcgctaggaaatacacctaaaaagtatatCTTAGcgtatttatgtctacttaagaagtaacgtatctcagtagtgtccattttacaagcttttaatgatagtcaaacataagttgGCGGGCGTGATTGACCTGAATAACGCTGtcaaatacagagaatacaaccatgttcacattggtcgcCAAGGCCTGTGTAAaaagtatttcagcttttagatttccgtttttgatcaggttgtagtggtcaccgtcttccatgtcaggagtcaggttgaacGCAAACAGCGTCTAGCCGGCcgcatacccctctcttgaaacaacgactcctgagtcccgcagatgtttcccagttatcgagaccagaccaagatattcccggacaaaattggATGTTTCAAAATTCGGCGTGAACGGTTTTGCGGGTATCACAGCGCCCTCATGAACCAAAGCTGCGcagttgatgtcgtagtgtttgaagttgaaagcgTTAGAGTTGTAGaggccgctaaaagctgtattgtccacaaaccctatgatgatgagtttcggtaattgccccagaaatagattctgctgctgcgttaatctactaccggcggggatgctgaatatcttcagagcaactctttcaatggcgtgTTTGGCGTTCATTAATTGTAAAGCTTCTGCATGGGCTAGTCTGATGCTCGGgggcactttcactctctttacaaacaggcttgcggacaatataaccagtttatactgctccgcaTCGCCGCTGATGAGGCAGAAAGCGTCCTTGTTACGACTGAGTTTGATCTTGAGATCTATACCGTTGACTAGCagcttgtcttggaagaaaaggtctgaatgtatgcgccccaggagatcaaactgcctactgccggctgCGAaggtggctctttttttaaaaccctcatTGCCCCCGTCCAAAGCCGTTTTCTGAAAACGTGCTTCGGTGTCTTTGTAAAAGAGTCCCGCTGAAAGTTGTGTGTCCAGGGCGTCGCAAccgtaatttagaatactctctatgtaggacctgtaggcatacatgttatcacactgcgtgacgagtcgatcgcctaggttaatgtccacttgattaaacatggttgcgatggggtatGCGATCGGGGCCACTGTAGCATCATCCTTGATGTCGGCGCCATTCGCTTTgtttattttacagacgaggtgtagcagagtgttgttgagatccaggtACATATCcttggaccccgacacataaaactctatcggtgtaAGCGGCGTCAGAGCGCCCATAggtgatacttccatgaaaaaactgttctcgatgctggtctgtgtgggtttgagagaaaacagatctagctcggatttggcgcattcacccgaggcGCAGTGTCCGAAGGCCATGAtagttgatttaaaaaatattcacactagAACGTGTTCTCTTCTTCTTAGAAGATCTCTTCCATCTTacaactcttcttttgtgtgggccttttgaagaagtccgaCGCttcttatccccttctgtgccgcggacgtaatggttacgtcctgcggcacagtgctgctgtgcccaggacgtaaccattatgtcctgggcacgcAGCCCAGAGGGAACgctagcccttccccttccaccctcgaccccccaaccccccgtgatgtcagcgcgcgagcgcgcgctgattgtcacagagcctcctcccatcgcgctggaagcccagctttgcctttctcttccgatcaagtgggggaggccgagagaggcttcaaagggaaggaaagttatttcctttactttgaagtctctctctgcattttggcagccggattgaaagcaatccggctgtcaaaacgcccactagacactagggatgtatttaaaaaatgaaattgacataagggagcgaccccttgggcaagggtcgctcccaggggggggcatttttttttaaggccttttctgccccgcctgggggcagatcggccttttattaggctgatctgccccagggggggcagaaacctctaggcaccagggataaaaaaaaatgttgttttatttttgtttagttttttgttttagaggtggggagcgaccccttaggcaagggttgctcccataggggacaaattatatttaggccatttctgcccccgatgcctttccttttcagaaccttttcaaccctgtacaccctgttcggatagtagggcaccttttgtaactcttcggtgtaaaagacgcccgatacctcttccccagcgtagtcttttaacctgtaaatatatacccattctttaagctgcacactttccactatgaatatctcatcgctgaatgtttgctggtagcctttggtgaagatccccttcaactttgaaaccctgacatgatccccttctttgaaatccggtttcttgaccttcgcctCAAGACGACTCCCTTACACAGTTCTCCATACCATTAACGAATTATCACTCGTTACCTCTGCTGAGGACATTTTGATTGTCCTATGAtaactggcgttataaacatctataaaagcctgtagaacatccacgtatctgtatgTATTGTTGGCAGTGAactatcgccacatctttgattttaaagttctgttaaaacgttCTACAACTGCCGCTTTTACCtcagtgtgcgttacaaaatgttgaacattgtgttgctttaataatttctgaaaagatttgtttaaaaattcctttcctgcgtctgtttgtagtttttgaggtacgcgccctctagcgaagatgtctttaaaagcggcAGTGATGcttgtaccacttttatcgtttaacgcctcttcataggcgtacttggacaagacgtctatgactgttaatatatacatggcaccgttgttatgttatgctagatcttgaagactgattatgtcggcctgccactgataatctagctgcgcaCAAACAAAAGTTGCCCTCCTCTTAAAACGcctcctggctggtttgtggagtgaataagCTTCTTCCCCCGCTACCCATGTCTTCACATCGGCTctgtttacagattcattttcaactcgggcccttctaaatagagcttcggagcctctgAAGCTCCCAACCCCCAGTGTaccgtaataaagcttccttacagTAGCCCCCGTCATGCTGGCACCCGCCGCAACCATGAAGTGAAAGACGTATGTTTTGTGCAaggttgttttattaaacataaaaacataaaagtgaGGTGGTACAATATAGacagcgtgtatttgacattttgcggTATATAACTTATAACTGTCAAAGCTACGGAACACAGCAGCCTTTTGGTGATGTACACATAGTACGACACGTGTTACACGTATTACTCAACACAGTTCCTTTTACCATGTCTCAGcgtcacaaactttgatatttttatagctataccctcaatagctctagacatgacttcccgctccccctcctataactctggacgctcaggatactgacagcattcaacagttcatacagttctaggtcggacaataccgaacctttatttgtgaaataatcttcagtcatgaggTCCAAAGCCATGTGCATCCCTgtcaatggtgaaagtcttaactcgcaAGCCTGATCTTTGTCCGAGCTCCAGTATTTATCCGATGCGGGTAGCCGGGCATTGATACACCATTTGGCGATACACATGGGGCTGCTGCACTGCcacaaggccgaaggttccgaaatgttcagctACCGTAGAGTCaatgggtgtatttcagctattctttctttaaccagcacatatatcaatctcccgatacagatgtagccaggGTGTAACTCATTGACATCTTGCACAGCGACACTCTGATACccatcctaaaagtgagtaagtattcagcgttaagtaacacagttatggtctgcttttttaaaacaactttcgtggggctaaagacttcattcttctgtttttataataaatgtcacacattcgtctttctatgaccctttctatcatacTTTTGTCAAAATAGGGACATAGACCCTGCATATTTtcaagttttgagcagggctcagcagtgtatcggatctcattgacagcagcTGCCAAGACCTTAACCATATCAATGTGGACACCCTTCTTCATCGCTGACAGCCCGTACACCACTTTCAACAACTTATAAACCCTATGGGGGTCCAACCAGTTACAAATGTGGCGAATTGTCCTCACATTATACGATTCGTATAGACAGtcgtgagcctcctgttgaggttcgttaattttatgcccgtaacacatGTCATAATAGTCCCGTTTAACACACGTGTTCACAGCGGCcgccgcaaaacctttaactggccatatggctTCATAGGGTATGCCCGGAGTTTCCCTTTCAAAATCGGggctattgtaggtgcaaacacatttcttacgcagctctttgttctggcttgtaatactttcagactgtctggaacagcataagcagtaaaaatttacgtcgTTAACCTTTGGCGCCGACCACTCTAGACCCTCTCTTTCTTCAGTTGTTTTCTACGGctcaaacagaaagtaaaagacaaattattagttaaaagtatgatattaCCGTATACATGaaaattgtctatagagttttacTAACCTCAGTATTTACGTCACACTCAGCGGCTGTTCTGAAATCTTGCGATTtgcagaggtccattggggtaaAAGCATCGCCGGAGTTTACATTGGCCGGTTGAACAACGACAGCCTCTGGATCTGGGTCCTCCTGGaaacccatgtcttcatagatgggcgaattcggggGGTACacattcttcagcatcttcaatgtCGATGAAGTTGACTGCaccacttaattcatctttcgaggcttcgctgtcgctgctgtcacccttAATAGGTGATATCAGTTGCGGCATATCCTTAAGATTGAGCTTTTCAAGccactggcaaagttcctcttgaaaactggTAACATCTGTATCCTTATCATTAGGGGCAGCCTGTtgggcattctcatccatcgtaagcgGTGTTAGAGTCTGGTAATATCTACCGATAGTGTTCAGGGctcctgaggaggcggcttttctggattgtatctcttcatggcgtCTTGACAAGCTGTTTCAGCAATGGTTCACGGTTTGGCCAACGGCTCTAACCAACTCCTTAAATGCACTCCCCAGTTCAAAAAGGGCGGGCGCATCTAcaacaccatgaggtcacaaaccacgtgacacccccatgcacccacgtcacttccggggagggctctcaggggcaccggaagtcccagtcacggaagtgacgtcacttccggggagggacaactgtcacttttaaatgGTGAtcgaaggtatcccttcctactactgtcCTCTTTGTATTCACAGGTAAACAGTTAGAACTTTATTTTCTCTTTGGTCGAATCACCAACACCCATACAGTGCCAACACGTTTTGTCAAAGCTGCTCGTGTTGCAGCTGACTTCTTcagagcaaaaacaaattcagaaaattgCACATCATTTCAGGGATAAGTCTATAAATCCAATGATTAATACCATCACCAAGGGCATAACCCaaccacctgtgctccaaagaagcTAGATATTGTTAAGCAAGAGGGAGAGATGTCCATTCATTCTCTGAATTAGGGTTAAAAGGAATAATCACCCAAGTGACTATTCATCTTCCTTACACCCAATGTGTATTAGTATCCCATCAATCTTATGGACGGTAAATGCCTCCATACCTAGCAGTTCTGCATTATATTCATACGGCGTGTCTGTGTATCAATGTTGTAAGTGTCCTACAATGTAGATATATTGCTACTAATATAAGGACATAAGTCTGACTATAACAAAGCAGCACCATAATTATGTGTTACCTTACTGCCACAATGTCAGAAGCAGAGacttatttgtattttgtattttgaataAAGTATTCTGGTTCCTGTACGGATCAGTTAgatcaaatacaaccattattcCTTGAGTAATGTAGTCCATATTCTAGAATGCTATCACCCATTATTATCTCTAATTACTGCTATATTGGTAATTCGCAGCACGTAATGAACCACAAATGGTAGGACGCTAAAGGACGCCAATGACATGGTCCCTTTGTCCAAACCAAAGAAGTGTCCTCCACACTTATAAACCTCAAACACATACTCAGAGTGCACATCATTCCAAACGGTTCTATTCCCAAGGGACCTCATTGTATGGGCTATAAAATCTTTATTGTTCTAGTCACAGCATGACACCAAAAATCAATAACATGCCTGGGAGAGTTCTCCTATGTCCTCGTGTCGTCTAGCCAGAAGATTTTAGTGTGGAACTCGGGAGCCATCATTAAaccttttttatatttatatgtgtgtaacACGTGCTCATAATGCATGTGGTCAATCTAAATTAATGTGGAGAAAATGCTCATGTCTTAGCGACATTAATATAGCACGAAAAAGAAACTAAATTGCCTGCCATCTTGCATAGATCCAAAATTCAAGAGGTTCTCTCATCCACATAATATTTGTTTTCAAATCTTAATCACACTGTAAACAATAATGGTATCTATGAATATGATCCAATATAGAAGTGACTATCTGTAATTATAGAATGATCGTCACCTAAATCACTTTTCACGCACACCCTAAATCGATGACGCATAATCCGTGTGCACTCCAAGTGATTCTATCCACAGCAGAAACCTAAAGGTATTATCTGTTTGGCACAACAAATCACCCGAAAGTTAAACCTACCTGGAACAGTACTCCCAAAGTAGCACGGCATCTCAATCAAAAAGTATTAGAGCGGATTGTGGACGTCGTCTGAGTCGCCTTATATATATGCTACATAACCATGAAGGCATGCCGTTATCATCTTAGTGCTGGATGATCTCCAAGTGTTGACAACAAAGGTATAGGACTATAAAACTGACTAAATCCGCCAACATCTTCTAGTGTATCCAAGTGTACAACGTTCACACCTCTGAACATTGGTGAGTACAAAATCATCAACGCATACTACAAACAATAGATAATCTTAGGTATAGCCCAATAAGTGAATAAAGGCAAATTGATAAAGTGGCAATACCTAATTATGAAATCTAATGTCACCCTCAACTATGCCATATACGATG encodes:
- the LOC138301742 gene encoding uncharacterized protein F54H12.2-like, coding for MAFGHCASGECAKSELDLFSLKPTQTSIENSFFMEVSPMGALTPLTPIEFYVSGSKDMYLDLNNTLLHLVCKINKANGADIKDDATVAPIAYPIATMFNQVDINLGDRLVTQCDNMYAYRSYIESILNYGCDALDTQLSAGLFYKDTEARFQKTALDGGNEGFKKRATFAAGSRQFDLLGRIHSDLFFQDKLLVNGIDLKIKLSRNKDAFCLISGDAEQYKLVILSASLFVKRVKVPPSIRLAHAEALQLMNAKHAIERVALKIFSIPAGSRLTQQQNLFLGQLPKLIIIGFVDNTAFSGLYNSNAFNFKHYDINCAALVHEGAVIPAKPFTPNFETSNFVREYLGLVSITGKHLRDSGVVVSREGYAAG